From Echinicola soli, a single genomic window includes:
- a CDS encoding DUF4301 family protein, producing MEALSEKISIQGKSLPTVMDQINRFAKGFPYLSIVRPAQATDGVTVLSEGQIKRLGEHYLAQSNSLNIVKFVPASGAASRMFKKLFEFLDGDGYLAYNQDAEQFIKYLKNFPFYEDLDKSLAGIGSYVGLALQDKDFKLIISQFLNNSGLGYGSLPKGLLKFHRYEDHERTPVHEHFVEGLHYGVGKGGKVNLHFTVSKEHLEGFKAECDRVKSLLEKDHKITFEVTFSQQKPSTDTIAVNVDHTPFLKNDGSLLFRPGGHGALLSNLAEIDGDLIYIKNIDNVAGERASLISKEYKMAMGGLLLTIQQQIFDYLDALHEGRDGVKEEIEDFLQRELCVVLPENYWHSSLLEQRSFLVGKLERPIRVCGMVRNTGEPGGGPFWAKNPDGTVSLQIVEKAQIDPEKQDALLTESTHFNPVDLVCSIKRRDGSNFSLHQFTDQEAGLISEKSLNGKALKALELPGLWNGAMSDWNTIFVEVPLETFTPVKTINDLLRAEHQPVV from the coding sequence ATGGAAGCATTATCAGAAAAAATTTCTATACAGGGTAAATCCTTACCAACTGTTATGGATCAGATCAACCGGTTTGCCAAAGGATTTCCTTATTTGTCCATTGTCCGTCCTGCCCAAGCTACTGATGGAGTTACAGTGCTGTCTGAAGGGCAAATCAAAAGGTTGGGAGAGCACTATTTAGCGCAAAGCAATAGCCTCAATATTGTCAAATTTGTACCAGCCAGTGGAGCAGCATCAAGAATGTTTAAGAAGCTCTTCGAATTTTTGGATGGTGATGGCTACTTGGCGTATAACCAAGATGCCGAGCAATTTATAAAATACCTGAAAAACTTCCCTTTTTATGAAGATCTCGACAAAAGCCTTGCTGGGATCGGAAGCTATGTTGGGCTGGCATTACAGGATAAAGACTTTAAACTGATCATTTCTCAATTCTTAAACAACAGCGGGTTGGGATATGGAAGCTTGCCAAAGGGCTTATTGAAGTTTCACCGGTATGAAGATCATGAAAGGACTCCCGTACACGAACATTTTGTAGAGGGCCTGCACTATGGAGTGGGCAAAGGGGGCAAGGTAAACCTGCATTTTACTGTCTCAAAAGAGCATTTGGAAGGATTTAAAGCAGAGTGTGACCGGGTAAAATCCTTGCTTGAAAAGGACCATAAGATCACATTTGAAGTGACCTTTTCCCAGCAAAAACCTTCTACCGACACGATCGCTGTCAATGTGGACCACACCCCTTTTCTCAAGAATGACGGAAGTTTGCTGTTTAGGCCAGGAGGACATGGGGCCTTGTTGAGCAACCTGGCAGAAATTGACGGTGACTTGATTTATATCAAGAACATTGACAATGTCGCTGGAGAAAGGGCCAGTTTGATTTCAAAAGAATATAAAATGGCCATGGGAGGATTACTCCTTACCATCCAACAGCAAATTTTTGATTATTTGGATGCCCTGCACGAGGGTAGGGATGGGGTAAAAGAAGAAATTGAAGATTTTTTACAGCGTGAACTGTGTGTGGTGCTTCCAGAAAATTATTGGCACAGCTCATTGCTGGAGCAGCGATCGTTTCTTGTGGGGAAGCTGGAAAGGCCTATCCGTGTTTGTGGAATGGTGAGAAATACAGGTGAACCAGGAGGAGGGCCATTTTGGGCCAAGAATCCGGACGGTACAGTTTCTCTCCAGATCGTAGAAAAGGCACAGATAGATCCCGAAAAGCAGGATGCATTATTGACAGAAAGCACCCACTTCAATCCGGTAGACTTGGTTTGTTCCATCAAAAGGCGGGATGGTAGCAACTTTTCCCTACACCAGTTTACGGACCAAGAGGCGGGACTGATCAGTGAGAAGTCCCTGAACGGAAAAGCGCTGAAAGCCCTGGAATTACCGGGCCTGTGGAATGGCGCCATGTCTGACTGGAATACAATTTTCGTGGAAGTACCACTGGAGACGTTTACTCCAGTAAAGACCATTAATGACCTGCT
- a CDS encoding UDP-glucose 6-dehydrogenase, translated as MKVEKICCIGAGYVGGPTMAVIAQKCPDIYVTVVDINEERIKAWNDENLDNLPVYEPGLDKIVAEARGRNLRFCTNVEGAIQEADMIFISVNTPTKTYGEGKGQAADLKWIELCARQIAAAAESDKIVVEKSTLPVRTAEAIRDILENTGNGTKFQILSNPEFLAEGTAIEDLMDPDRVLIGGDTKTAEGREAMEALVDVYGHWVAREKILTTNVWSSELSKLTANAFLAQRVSSINALSELCESTEADINEVSRAIGTDSRIGSKFLKASVGFGGSCFQKDILNLVYISRSYGLTSVADYWEQVIKINDHQKGRFAKNIIRSLYNTVSGKKIAFLGWAFKKDTNDTRESAAIYVADHLLNEDAKITVFDPKVREEQMHSDLDYLNSRNKVDNRKLMKAEPCPYEACKGAHAVAVLTEWDEFIDYDWQKIYDNMLKPAQVFDGRSVLDKQKLRDIGFRVYTIGTA; from the coding sequence ATGAAAGTCGAAAAAATATGTTGTATTGGTGCCGGATACGTTGGCGGTCCCACCATGGCTGTAATAGCCCAAAAATGTCCGGATATCTACGTGACCGTAGTGGACATCAATGAAGAAAGAATCAAAGCATGGAACGACGAAAATTTGGACAATCTTCCGGTGTACGAACCGGGCTTGGACAAGATAGTCGCCGAAGCAAGGGGCAGGAACCTTAGATTCTGCACCAATGTGGAAGGCGCCATCCAAGAAGCAGACATGATCTTTATCTCTGTCAACACGCCCACCAAGACCTATGGAGAAGGAAAAGGCCAGGCAGCTGATCTGAAGTGGATCGAGCTTTGTGCCCGTCAGATCGCTGCAGCAGCGGAATCCGATAAGATTGTGGTGGAAAAATCCACGCTGCCTGTGCGTACTGCAGAAGCCATCAGGGACATTCTGGAAAACACCGGTAATGGTACTAAGTTTCAGATCCTTTCCAATCCCGAGTTTTTGGCCGAAGGAACGGCCATCGAAGATTTGATGGATCCAGACCGGGTGCTGATTGGTGGGGATACCAAAACAGCCGAAGGGCGTGAGGCGATGGAAGCATTAGTGGATGTTTATGGCCACTGGGTGGCAAGGGAGAAAATCCTGACGACCAATGTTTGGTCCTCAGAACTTTCGAAACTAACGGCCAATGCCTTTTTGGCACAGCGAGTATCATCCATCAATGCCCTGTCTGAGCTGTGTGAAAGTACTGAAGCGGATATTAACGAGGTATCACGGGCCATTGGCACCGACAGTAGAATTGGTAGTAAATTTCTAAAAGCCTCTGTAGGCTTTGGAGGATCTTGCTTTCAGAAGGACATTCTCAACCTGGTGTACATCAGCCGAAGTTATGGATTGACCAGTGTGGCCGATTATTGGGAGCAAGTCATCAAGATCAATGATCACCAAAAAGGAAGGTTTGCCAAAAACATCATCCGCTCACTATACAATACGGTCAGCGGCAAAAAAATAGCGTTCCTCGGCTGGGCCTTTAAAAAGGATACCAACGATACCCGTGAATCCGCTGCGATCTATGTGGCAGACCACCTGCTCAATGAGGATGCCAAAATAACGGTGTTTGACCCAAAAGTAAGAGAGGAACAGATGCACAGTGATTTGGATTATCTTAATTCCAGAAACAAGGTGGACAATAGAAAGCTCATGAAAGCAGAGCCTTGTCCGTACGAGGCCTGTAAAGGTGCCCATGCTGTGGCAGTACTGACCGAATGGGATGAGTTTATCGATTATGATTGGCAAAAAATCTATGACAATATGCTTAAGCCCGCCCAGGTTTTTGATGGAAGAAGTGTGCTGGACAAGCAAAAGTTGAGAGATATTGGTTTCAGGGTGTATACCATTGGAACGGCCTGA
- a CDS encoding heparinase II/III domain-containing protein yields MVIGILFGVTLQQVRCQPTDKNSIERYAHPRIFFQKEAMAELKGQISKNAHWEDLDKLVMGEAEKLLSSPKLTGKIQGKNRINQSREAIRRVLFLGYAYHMTRQPAYQKKAKEELLNICSFEDWNPEVFLDLAEITMAAAVGYDWLYPQLSKEERGLVSRSILKKGLEPSYDQRYSDFQQLNNNWGQVINAALCLGAVSVYESYPDIAQKTIDRSLRLTDRALEEYCPDGIYPEGFMYWIYGSSYSSMMFYTLENLQYKKAQLPECFLKSGAFYTHMIGQTGEPFNWSDVFSVTSFNPAIFWMAKELGDLSLLWNEKQLLENQQTDDLKEYRLLPVTLLMGASLPLEKVTYPDGLCWAGNGTNAMAVMRSSWEDPSALFLGFKLGNPREHHGHMDMGSFILEADGVRWAIDMPMQNYHAAVFKHVKLWDDKQHGDRWSLTRTSNHGHNTLTLDDSLMDVGGKAELIRWGDREGFQFAIGDLSDTFLRKDRKINRGVGIKEKEYVIIRDEIAASDKGVNVCWKMVTKARIKVKDNEAILEKAGKTLRLKISSPKNAKIHIRPVNNHGQSKVSHKGAKLVGFDIDVKEEESAVIEVLLIPGSVSVPPEFRSLPLSEW; encoded by the coding sequence ATGGTGATAGGAATCCTTTTTGGGGTAACCCTTCAGCAGGTAAGGTGCCAGCCAACTGATAAAAACAGCATTGAACGTTATGCCCATCCGAGAATCTTTTTTCAGAAAGAGGCGATGGCGGAACTGAAAGGCCAGATCAGCAAGAATGCGCATTGGGAAGATTTGGACAAGTTGGTAATGGGGGAGGCGGAAAAATTACTTTCCAGTCCAAAATTGACAGGGAAGATACAGGGAAAAAACAGGATCAACCAATCTCGGGAAGCGATAAGGCGTGTGCTGTTTTTGGGCTATGCCTATCATATGACCCGGCAACCTGCGTATCAGAAAAAGGCCAAAGAGGAATTGCTTAATATCTGTAGTTTTGAGGATTGGAATCCGGAGGTGTTTTTGGACTTGGCAGAGATCACCATGGCGGCTGCAGTAGGATATGATTGGCTGTATCCCCAGCTGTCGAAGGAGGAAAGGGGGCTTGTCAGCAGATCCATTCTGAAAAAAGGACTGGAGCCTTCCTATGATCAACGCTACAGCGATTTTCAACAATTAAACAATAATTGGGGCCAAGTCATCAATGCTGCTTTATGTTTGGGGGCGGTGTCGGTTTATGAAAGTTATCCCGACATCGCACAAAAGACCATCGATCGATCACTGAGGCTCACAGACAGGGCCTTGGAGGAGTATTGTCCGGACGGGATATATCCGGAAGGTTTTATGTACTGGATATATGGTAGTTCGTACAGCAGTATGATGTTTTATACGTTGGAAAATTTACAGTATAAAAAGGCTCAACTTCCAGAGTGTTTTTTAAAATCAGGAGCTTTTTATACCCACATGATAGGTCAGACTGGGGAACCTTTCAATTGGAGTGATGTATTTTCTGTCACCAGTTTCAATCCGGCTATTTTCTGGATGGCAAAGGAGTTGGGAGATCTTTCCCTCTTATGGAATGAAAAGCAATTACTCGAAAATCAACAAACCGATGATTTAAAAGAATACCGGTTGCTTCCGGTGACCCTACTAATGGGGGCTTCGCTTCCTTTGGAGAAGGTCACTTATCCTGACGGGCTTTGTTGGGCAGGAAATGGAACAAATGCCATGGCCGTGATGCGGTCTTCATGGGAGGATCCCTCGGCCCTGTTTTTGGGATTTAAGCTGGGCAATCCCCGGGAACATCATGGACATATGGATATGGGGTCTTTTATCCTCGAAGCGGATGGGGTACGGTGGGCCATCGACATGCCAATGCAAAATTATCATGCAGCTGTCTTCAAGCACGTCAAGCTTTGGGATGATAAGCAGCATGGAGACCGATGGTCTCTAACCAGGACCAGCAACCATGGCCATAATACCCTGACATTGGATGATTCGCTGATGGATGTGGGTGGAAAAGCGGAATTGATTCGATGGGGTGATCGAGAGGGTTTTCAATTTGCTATCGGTGATCTGAGCGATACCTTTTTGCGAAAAGACAGAAAAATCAATCGAGGTGTAGGGATCAAAGAAAAAGAATACGTGATCATCCGGGATGAAATAGCGGCTTCTGACAAAGGAGTAAATGTTTGTTGGAAGATGGTAACCAAGGCGAGGATAAAAGTAAAAGACAATGAAGCCATTCTGGAAAAAGCAGGAAAAACGCTTCGTCTTAAAATATCATCCCCCAAAAATGCCAAGATTCACATCCGGCCGGTAAATAACCACGGTCAGTCCAAAGTATCCCATAAGGGAGCAAAGCTGGTTGGATTTGACATTGATGTCAAAGAAGAAGAGTCAGCAGTGATAGAAGTGCTGCTGATCCCAGGATCAGTCTCCGTCCCACCCGAATTCCGGTCTCTTCCACTGTCCGAATGGTGA
- a CDS encoding MBOAT family O-acyltransferase yields the protein MLFNSLDFAVFLPLLFFLYWFVFPKNIKQQNVLLLAASYVFYGWWDWRFLSLILFSTVLDYLIGRGMDKTDDEPKRKWLLTCSILVNLGFLGFFKYYNFFTDSFTEMFSLFGQQIHPRAISIVLPVGISFYTFQTLSYSIDVYKRKLEPAKDFVSFATFVSFFPQLVAGPIERATHLLPQFYSKRKFDYALAADGTKQILWGFFKKVVIADNCAEYVNIIFQNYQEYSASTLVLGAVLFAFQIYGDFSGYSDIAIGVSRLFGFDLMKNFAFPYFSRDIAEFWRRWHISLSTWFRDYLYIPLGGSRGGLWMKIRNTFIIFLVSGFWHGANWTFVIWGALNALYFLPLMLVGKNRSNLDQAAEGKLFPTWKEAGQILVTFGLTCLAWVFFRAESVAMAIDYIANIFSASILAKPEVFPIGILALVVLFVAIEWLGKEEDFAIQSIGVKWRRPLRYGVYYGVVILIYFAGNYSNEIEFIYFQF from the coding sequence ATGTTGTTCAATTCACTAGATTTTGCTGTTTTCTTGCCATTGCTGTTTTTTCTCTATTGGTTTGTTTTTCCTAAAAACATCAAACAGCAAAACGTCCTGTTATTAGCAGCCAGCTATGTGTTTTATGGTTGGTGGGACTGGAGGTTTTTATCGCTGATCTTGTTCAGTACGGTTCTGGATTATCTGATTGGCAGGGGAATGGATAAGACAGATGATGAGCCCAAACGTAAATGGCTGTTGACCTGCAGCATATTGGTCAATCTGGGATTCTTGGGATTTTTTAAATATTACAATTTCTTTACTGACAGTTTTACGGAAATGTTCAGCTTATTTGGGCAGCAAATCCACCCCCGAGCCATCAGTATAGTGCTTCCGGTCGGTATCAGTTTTTATACTTTTCAGACGTTGAGTTACTCGATCGATGTCTATAAGCGGAAACTGGAACCGGCAAAGGATTTCGTGAGTTTTGCCACCTTTGTAAGTTTTTTTCCACAGCTGGTAGCCGGGCCAATAGAGCGGGCAACACACCTATTGCCGCAGTTTTACAGCAAAAGAAAATTCGATTATGCATTAGCTGCAGACGGTACCAAACAGATTCTTTGGGGGTTCTTTAAGAAGGTGGTGATAGCGGACAATTGCGCCGAATATGTCAATATAATCTTTCAAAACTACCAGGAGTATTCTGCCAGCACCTTAGTCTTGGGGGCGGTGCTGTTTGCCTTTCAGATTTACGGGGACTTTTCCGGATATTCTGATATAGCGATCGGTGTTTCCAGGTTGTTTGGGTTTGACCTTATGAAGAATTTTGCCTTTCCGTATTTTTCCAGGGATATTGCTGAGTTTTGGAGGAGGTGGCATATATCGCTTTCCACTTGGTTCAGGGATTACCTGTACATTCCACTGGGAGGAAGCCGGGGAGGATTATGGATGAAAATCAGGAACACCTTTATCATATTTTTGGTCAGTGGATTTTGGCATGGTGCCAACTGGACTTTTGTCATTTGGGGAGCTTTGAATGCACTCTATTTTTTGCCGTTGATGTTGGTTGGTAAGAACAGAAGTAATTTGGATCAGGCAGCGGAAGGAAAATTGTTCCCGACATGGAAAGAGGCAGGACAAATCCTGGTAACCTTTGGCCTTACCTGTCTTGCGTGGGTGTTTTTCAGAGCCGAAAGCGTGGCCATGGCCATTGATTACATTGCCAATATATTTTCAGCCTCCATTTTAGCTAAGCCGGAGGTGTTTCCTATAGGGATTTTGGCCTTGGTGGTATTATTTGTAGCCATCGAATGGCTAGGAAAAGAGGAAGATTTTGCGATCCAATCCATAGGAGTGAAATGGAGACGTCCATTGCGATATGGCGTGTATTACGGGGTTGTTATACTGATCTATTTTGCCGGCAACTACTCCAATGAAATCGAGTTTATTTACTTCCAATTTTAG
- a CDS encoding WecB/TagA/CpsF family glycosyltransferase: protein MAYQLLGTEVDDFNLSSLLDFMVHSARSKERNIILSQNLHGIYTYHKSNSEQLKSLYAIARKRIDGMPLVWLGKALGYPLTKENRLTWVDLMDPLMERVRDENLKVFYLGADEVSVSKGVKILKDKYKGLEINYRHGYFDSQKESKENHDIVTMINTYDPDILIVGMGMPRQEHWILGNKDELNAPVIMTCGAAIEYVAGTVSTPPRWMGRTGLEWLYRLQEDPNRFWFRYLIEPWYIFRLAASDLRKPPLKRIKS from the coding sequence ATGGCCTACCAACTACTAGGAACAGAAGTGGATGATTTTAACTTGTCTTCACTGCTCGATTTTATGGTCCACTCTGCGCGATCAAAAGAAAGAAATATCATCCTCAGCCAAAATCTTCACGGGATCTATACCTATCACAAATCAAATTCGGAACAGCTCAAAAGCCTCTATGCCATTGCCAGAAAGCGCATAGACGGTATGCCGTTGGTATGGCTGGGAAAAGCGTTGGGCTATCCGCTTACCAAAGAAAACCGCCTGACCTGGGTGGATCTGATGGACCCATTAATGGAACGTGTCAGGGACGAAAACCTGAAGGTGTTTTACTTGGGAGCAGATGAAGTCAGTGTTTCCAAAGGTGTTAAGATTTTGAAAGACAAGTATAAAGGACTGGAAATAAACTATCGTCACGGATACTTTGACAGCCAAAAAGAAAGCAAGGAAAACCATGATATAGTGACGATGATCAATACGTATGATCCAGATATTCTGATCGTGGGGATGGGAATGCCGCGACAAGAGCATTGGATCCTTGGCAATAAAGATGAACTGAATGCCCCGGTAATCATGACTTGTGGAGCCGCCATAGAATACGTGGCGGGCACCGTCAGCACTCCTCCAAGATGGATGGGCAGGACAGGGCTCGAATGGCTATACAGGCTACAGGAAGATCCCAATAGGTTTTGGTTTCGCTATTTGATCGAGCCGTGGTATATCTTTAGGCTGGCAGCCAGTGATCTCAGAAAACCTCCACTTAAGCGGATAAAGTCCTAA